In one window of Desulfovibrio inopinatus DSM 10711 DNA:
- a CDS encoding FecCD family ABC transporter permease, whose translation MPIRHVALFTCFSVLSIASLLAACTLGPMPVPLDQTLAVLWSGIWPFSTGVVGDDTIRTVILDIRLSRVLLSFLVGSGLAVCGAAFQGVLRNPLADPFTLGVSSGAAFGASLAMSLGMAGSTAVFGMTGLPVAGLAGALAALFAVMALARSAGGFRRETLVLSGIVVATFLAALIALVKALDEDAVGAIVFWIMGSFQGRGFMHVWLYLPYGIVGTAILLFYSRELDMLSLGDIQAEQLGVAAKRTRLIVLTAGSLMAGAAVAVSGVIGFVGLVVPHLVRRMVGASHPRLLMASAFAGGLLLLWSDVIARLILPGGEELPVGVVTALVGGPFFCLVLRQSRREHA comes from the coding sequence ATGCCCATACGACACGTTGCCCTTTTCACCTGTTTCAGCGTCCTTTCGATCGCGTCCTTGCTTGCGGCCTGTACGCTGGGGCCAATGCCTGTACCCCTCGATCAGACGCTTGCCGTGCTCTGGTCGGGCATTTGGCCATTCTCCACTGGTGTCGTTGGAGATGACACCATTCGCACGGTAATTCTGGATATCCGGTTAAGCCGGGTACTGCTGTCGTTTCTTGTCGGCTCGGGCCTGGCTGTCTGCGGGGCGGCATTTCAGGGCGTGTTGCGGAATCCCCTTGCCGATCCCTTCACGCTGGGGGTGTCGAGCGGCGCGGCGTTCGGCGCATCGCTTGCGATGAGTCTCGGCATGGCTGGATCGACCGCCGTGTTCGGGATGACCGGCTTGCCTGTGGCCGGTTTGGCCGGAGCGTTGGCGGCGCTGTTTGCCGTCATGGCGCTGGCGAGATCGGCAGGTGGATTTCGTCGAGAAACCCTTGTGTTGTCCGGCATTGTCGTCGCCACGTTTCTGGCGGCACTGATTGCCCTCGTCAAAGCGCTGGATGAAGACGCGGTTGGCGCTATTGTCTTTTGGATTATGGGAAGCTTCCAAGGCCGCGGTTTTATGCATGTGTGGCTCTATCTCCCGTATGGCATTGTCGGAACGGCCATTTTGTTATTTTACAGCCGCGAACTCGACATGTTGAGCTTGGGCGATATCCAGGCCGAACAGCTCGGTGTAGCCGCAAAGAGAACGCGACTCATTGTCTTAACAGCCGGCAGCCTCATGGCAGGGGCGGCTGTAGCCGTTTCCGGTGTTATTGGATTTGTCGGCCTGGTGGTGCCTCACCTGGTACGTCGAATGGTCGGGGCAAGCCATCCTCGCTTGCTCATGGCATCGGCCTTTGCCGGAGGATTGCTGCTGCTGTGGTCCGATGTCATCGCGCGCCTCATCCTTCCCGGCGGTGAAGAATTGCCGGTGGGCGTTGTCACAGCTCTGGTCGGGGGGCCATTCTTCTGCCTTGTCTTGCGTCAAAGCCGACGGGAGCATGCATGA
- a CDS encoding BMP family ABC transporter substrate-binding protein codes for MKRLLCSLIFLAVLCANSSAQEIRISEAPPVETQNLVIGLVRGVGSKKNSAFNLMQEGGVFLARTLYGVPFLEETPESPATCAAAMERVIARGANLIIAGGGFRMIDAVDDVARLHDDVRFVLLDCSAKTYLHNVSSVTFRQNEASYLAGAVAAWGTQSGKVGVLGALDAPVINDFILGFEAGAKKIRHDIQLDIRFIGTQYPEIIPFIAIPEAHAMADDMYADGCDVIFAVASAANAGVFQSAKSHNRFVIGVDSDQDFVAPGLVLTSVMKRLDIAILHTIASARDGTLSNVDISLGLKENGVSITPMTYTWPLFSELELRQLKMFALKIKQGVINVPSAVTAATVAP; via the coding sequence ATGAAACGACTGCTCTGTTCCCTTATTTTCCTTGCTGTGCTGTGTGCCAACAGTTCTGCTCAGGAAATACGTATATCTGAAGCGCCTCCAGTGGAGACACAAAACCTTGTCATTGGGTTGGTGAGAGGCGTTGGGAGTAAGAAGAACAGTGCTTTCAATCTCATGCAGGAAGGCGGTGTTTTTTTAGCCCGTACGCTCTATGGTGTTCCTTTCCTGGAGGAGACCCCCGAGTCTCCCGCTACGTGCGCAGCAGCTATGGAACGCGTTATCGCCCGCGGTGCCAATCTTATCATTGCTGGAGGAGGATTTCGCATGATTGATGCCGTGGACGACGTTGCACGGCTTCATGATGATGTGCGTTTTGTTTTGCTGGATTGCTCCGCGAAAACATATCTCCATAATGTGAGTTCAGTCACGTTCCGGCAGAACGAGGCGTCCTATCTTGCTGGAGCTGTTGCAGCATGGGGGACGCAATCCGGTAAGGTCGGAGTTCTTGGTGCACTTGATGCTCCAGTCATCAATGATTTCATCCTTGGATTTGAAGCCGGCGCAAAGAAGATTCGGCATGATATCCAACTGGATATACGCTTTATTGGAACACAATATCCGGAGATTATCCCTTTTATAGCCATTCCAGAAGCGCATGCCATGGCCGATGACATGTATGCGGATGGCTGTGATGTCATCTTCGCCGTGGCCTCTGCTGCCAATGCCGGTGTCTTTCAATCAGCTAAAAGCCACAACCGTTTTGTCATTGGTGTGGATTCAGATCAGGATTTCGTTGCTCCTGGCTTAGTGCTGACAAGTGTCATGAAACGCTTGGATATAGCAATCCTCCACACTATTGCCAGTGCACGTGATGGAACGTTGTCCAATGTGGATATAAGTTTAGGGCTCAAAGAAAATGGTGTCTCCATAACGCCCATGACGTATACATGGCCTCTGTTCTCCGAACTTGAATTGCGTCAACTCAAGATGTTTGCCCTGAAAATCAAGCAGGGGGTCATCAACGTGCCGTCGGCCGTGACCGCTGCAACGGTGGCTCCGTGA
- a CDS encoding AAA family ATPase, with amino-acid sequence MLKTTDTSDIQMAPNARGQSGDDNKVIVICPHCKKRHIIEASKIPQKPTSAICKNCHRRFPLRVSETTDAATPPVATSVPPMARRPGVFPKPTTSPPAPQAKADVDPTPQSPEEPVFRMPRESLVPDDGEPTSSAPTTSREARSYWTRKIGIIISKGGVGKTTTAVNLAAAMARIGHNTLLIDTDTQGQSAYALGIKPKYGLAELLADGADPNSVLTQARDNLWLLAGGKSLAGVKRIIDRKDFGGEMTLKESLAPYDGRFKFVIVDSSPGWDPLTVNVLFYVHEVLTPVSLEVMSLQGLSEFLKSLSAISRYNKDVALKYILPTFMDRRVRHPYELYKELVKVYPEYLCDPIRYNVKLSEAPARGQSIFEYAPGSPGAEDYERLAWHIINAGMDMQDNDVTEPPLQRSRPTAR; translated from the coding sequence ATGCTCAAGACTACGGACACCAGTGACATCCAAATGGCCCCGAATGCCAGGGGGCAGTCCGGGGACGACAACAAGGTTATCGTCATTTGCCCCCATTGCAAAAAACGCCATATCATTGAAGCATCTAAAATTCCGCAAAAACCGACATCGGCCATTTGCAAGAATTGCCATCGCCGGTTCCCGCTCCGCGTGAGCGAAACCACCGACGCCGCAACACCACCAGTCGCAACGTCCGTCCCGCCCATGGCGCGTCGTCCTGGTGTTTTTCCTAAGCCGACAACGTCTCCACCTGCCCCGCAGGCCAAAGCCGACGTTGACCCGACGCCCCAGTCTCCGGAGGAGCCTGTTTTCCGTATGCCTCGCGAGTCGCTTGTCCCGGACGACGGCGAACCGACTTCCTCCGCTCCGACCACAAGCCGCGAAGCACGTTCATACTGGACGCGTAAAATCGGCATTATCATCAGTAAAGGCGGTGTCGGCAAAACCACGACCGCTGTCAACCTGGCCGCGGCAATGGCCCGCATCGGCCACAATACATTGCTTATCGATACCGATACACAAGGACAGTCCGCGTATGCACTCGGCATCAAGCCCAAATATGGTTTGGCAGAACTGCTTGCCGACGGGGCCGACCCGAACTCCGTCCTGACCCAAGCCCGCGATAACCTTTGGCTTCTGGCCGGAGGAAAATCCCTGGCCGGGGTCAAACGAATTATCGATCGAAAAGATTTCGGTGGCGAGATGACATTAAAAGAGTCCCTTGCCCCTTATGATGGCCGTTTCAAGTTTGTCATTGTTGACTCGTCTCCGGGATGGGATCCCCTGACGGTCAACGTGCTCTTTTATGTCCACGAGGTGCTCACCCCGGTCTCCCTGGAAGTCATGTCGCTGCAAGGGCTATCCGAGTTCCTGAAATCGCTCTCAGCCATTTCACGATATAATAAGGATGTCGCCCTCAAGTATATTCTTCCGACATTCATGGATCGACGTGTTCGGCATCCGTATGAACTCTACAAAGAGCTCGTCAAAGTATATCCCGAATACTTGTGCGATCCCATTCGATATAACGTAAAGTTGTCCGAAGCACCGGCCAGAGGCCAAAGCATCTTTGAATATGCTCCCGGTTCACCCGGAGCGGAAGACTATGAACGTTTGGCATGGCATATCATCAATGCAGGGATGGACATGCAAGACAACGATGTCACGGAGCCACCGTTGCAGCGGTCACGGCCGACGGCACGTTGA
- a CDS encoding AAA family ATPase: MRDQIAVILDIVDPATREIVERVIADVGDIEVLGGGPDATSLFIMEASEDIGADLEQVRSLMESHPDIDVFFISEKMDNDVLLAAMRAGVREFFKDPPDEEELRLALWRFKERREKLKEHVQSKQGMLINVIGAKGGVGTTTLAVNLADSFGRIDEVSSVVLIDMNLPYGEVELFLDLKPKFHWGEVVSNISRLDATYLMSVLTRHPSGLYVLPPPSQLEDLQSATPENIASILEMMRGLFDVIVIDLGMYLDEVTLKVMEVSDTILLTSVQNLTCLANVKRFLEHFRQPDMNWEEKIHIVVNRYLADCDLTVADMEETMEKKSFWQIPNDYKATLDAINQGQTLFVNAPKQPVTKSVEGLARELLPQKEKKKKGLGLFGLSKLFPLKKS, from the coding sequence ATGCGTGATCAGATTGCCGTCATTCTTGATATCGTCGACCCTGCCACTCGTGAAATTGTCGAACGCGTCATTGCCGACGTCGGGGATATCGAAGTCCTCGGAGGAGGTCCGGATGCGACGTCGTTATTCATTATGGAAGCATCCGAAGATATTGGTGCTGACTTGGAGCAGGTGCGTTCCCTGATGGAGAGTCATCCGGACATCGATGTCTTTTTCATTTCCGAAAAGATGGATAACGATGTCTTGCTTGCCGCCATGCGCGCCGGCGTCCGGGAGTTTTTCAAAGATCCTCCCGATGAAGAAGAACTGCGTCTGGCGCTGTGGAGATTTAAGGAACGTCGTGAAAAGCTCAAAGAGCATGTCCAATCCAAGCAAGGCATGCTGATCAATGTGATTGGTGCCAAAGGCGGTGTGGGCACGACCACGCTGGCGGTCAATTTAGCAGATTCTTTTGGACGCATAGATGAGGTGTCGTCGGTTGTTCTTATCGACATGAATTTGCCGTATGGTGAAGTCGAGTTGTTTCTTGACCTCAAACCCAAATTCCACTGGGGCGAGGTTGTGAGCAATATTTCCCGACTCGATGCAACGTACCTCATGAGCGTGCTCACGAGACATCCTTCTGGATTGTACGTTCTTCCCCCACCAAGTCAGCTCGAAGACCTTCAATCAGCAACACCGGAAAACATTGCCAGTATCCTTGAAATGATGCGTGGACTTTTTGATGTCATTGTCATTGATCTCGGAATGTATCTTGACGAAGTGACGCTGAAGGTTATGGAAGTTTCAGATACCATTCTTCTCACATCGGTGCAGAATTTGACCTGCCTTGCCAATGTCAAACGATTTTTGGAACATTTCCGACAGCCGGATATGAATTGGGAAGAAAAAATTCATATCGTCGTGAACCGGTATCTTGCCGACTGCGACCTGACCGTCGCCGATATGGAAGAAACCATGGAAAAGAAGAGTTTTTGGCAAATTCCTAATGATTACAAAGCGACGCTTGATGCCATCAACCAAGGGCAAACATTGTTTGTTAATGCACCCAAGCAGCCGGTCACCAAGAGTGTGGAAGGCCTGGCCAGAGAGCTGTTGCCTCAAAAAGAAAAGAAGAAAAAAGGACTCGGTTTGTTTGGATTGAGCAAGTTGTTTCCTTTGAAGAAATCATGA
- a CDS encoding CpaF family protein has product MGFPARPSFTAPKRLDRSEKSTGESKSKSKSKSESRQVEVDTYYEIKTKIHDRLIDLIDLSLLDTLEEDALKGEIGKLVERLLREEFAQMPLNQFERDKLVAEIQDEMLGLGPLEPFLKDPSVSDIMVNSYRQIWVERKGKLQLTDSRFKDNTHLKKIIDRIVSRVGRRVDESSPMVDARLADGSRVNAIISPLAIDGPALSIRKFSRDPLEIPDLVNYKALTQEIAEVLRGCVQCRLNILISGGTGSGKTTMLNCLSRFIPSDERIVTVEDAAELQLKQEHVVRLETRPPNIEGKGEITQRDLVKNCLRMRPDRVIIGEVRGGEALDMLQAMNTGHDGSLATIHANTPRDALMRLETMVAMTGLNISSESLKRYVSSAIDVIIQIARLSDGSRKLISFQEITGMEGEIITMQEIFAFEQHGLSAENKVKGVFVSRGIRPKFYSKFISKGVTVPDDVFNPGVIMEV; this is encoded by the coding sequence ATGGGATTCCCTGCCCGCCCAAGTTTCACTGCTCCAAAACGGCTTGATCGATCGGAAAAATCTACCGGCGAAAGCAAATCCAAGTCCAAATCAAAATCCGAAAGTCGACAAGTTGAAGTTGATACGTATTACGAAATAAAGACCAAAATACATGACAGATTGATTGATCTCATTGATCTGTCATTGCTCGACACGTTGGAAGAAGACGCGTTGAAGGGCGAAATCGGAAAATTGGTGGAGCGCCTTTTGCGTGAAGAATTTGCGCAGATGCCGCTTAACCAATTCGAGCGTGATAAACTTGTCGCGGAAATTCAAGATGAAATGCTCGGTCTTGGGCCGCTCGAACCGTTTCTCAAAGACCCAAGCGTGAGCGATATCATGGTGAATTCCTATCGCCAGATTTGGGTGGAACGCAAAGGAAAGCTTCAGCTCACAGACTCGCGTTTTAAAGACAATACACATTTAAAAAAGATCATTGATCGCATCGTGTCCCGTGTAGGGCGGCGCGTCGATGAATCTTCGCCCATGGTAGATGCTCGTTTGGCGGACGGTTCTCGCGTCAATGCTATTATTTCTCCGTTGGCAATTGATGGTCCGGCATTGTCTATTCGTAAATTTTCACGTGACCCTTTGGAAATCCCCGACCTTGTCAATTATAAAGCATTGACGCAGGAAATTGCCGAAGTGCTTCGCGGGTGTGTGCAATGCCGGCTCAATATTCTCATTTCCGGGGGGACCGGTTCCGGGAAGACCACTATGCTCAATTGTTTGTCACGGTTTATCCCGTCGGACGAACGTATTGTCACGGTAGAAGACGCGGCCGAACTTCAGCTCAAGCAGGAGCATGTCGTACGTTTGGAAACACGGCCGCCCAATATTGAAGGGAAAGGCGAAATTACACAGCGTGACCTCGTCAAAAACTGTCTGCGTATGCGCCCCGACCGTGTTATAATCGGCGAAGTTCGCGGTGGTGAAGCCCTGGACATGTTACAAGCCATGAACACAGGACACGACGGGTCTTTGGCCACCATTCACGCCAACACCCCGCGTGACGCCTTGATGCGTTTGGAAACCATGGTCGCGATGACCGGCTTGAATATCTCTTCGGAATCGCTGAAGCGGTATGTTTCTTCCGCCATCGATGTCATTATTCAAATTGCGCGTTTGTCCGATGGTTCGCGTAAGCTCATCAGCTTTCAAGAAATTACCGGCATGGAAGGAGAAATCATCACCATGCAGGAGATTTTCGCCTTCGAACAGCATGGCCTGTCGGCAGAGAATAAAGTCAAAGGGGTTTTTGTTTCCCGAGGCATTCGTCCGAAATTCTACTCAAAATTTATCTCCAAAGGCGTCACGGTCCCGGACGACGTCTTTAATCCGGGTGTCATTATGGAAGTATAG
- a CDS encoding type II secretion system F family protein, whose product MKPFISLLVAIAVFSALFYLLFAVFSLVMRRITQKEAKAFQNRLATVRGEHIQETEIDITKKQQHSAIPWFDVVLSRLHWSKELEKSMEQADMKTPLGVFILLSLLLGVTSYLFGLGFSDSALVPPVAGLGGVLMPFFWLRRKKKSRANRFEKQLPEALDLVARALRAGHTFTSGMAMVGKEFDDPIKTEFGRTLEEINIGANPQEALDNLEQRVDSPDLTFFVISVKIQSETGGNLSEVIESIAHTIRERFKLRGRVDALAAEGKLSAIVLVLLPFGVAFAINLLNPDYLATLQGEWLGKVMLYMAGSLMFMGIVVIKKMINIKV is encoded by the coding sequence ATGAAGCCCTTTATTTCCCTTCTCGTTGCCATAGCCGTTTTTTCGGCCTTGTTTTATCTGCTTTTTGCCGTGTTTTCGCTGGTCATGCGCCGCATTACCCAAAAGGAAGCCAAGGCGTTTCAAAACCGATTGGCGACGGTCCGCGGCGAACATATCCAAGAGACCGAAATCGATATCACGAAAAAACAGCAACACAGTGCCATCCCCTGGTTTGATGTTGTGCTTTCGCGTCTCCACTGGAGTAAGGAACTGGAAAAAAGCATGGAACAAGCCGATATGAAGACACCGCTCGGCGTCTTCATTCTGCTGTCTTTGCTTCTCGGGGTGACGAGCTATCTTTTTGGACTCGGATTTTCGGATAGCGCCCTTGTGCCGCCTGTCGCCGGATTGGGCGGTGTGTTGATGCCGTTTTTCTGGCTCCGCCGAAAAAAGAAATCACGGGCGAATCGGTTTGAGAAACAACTTCCCGAAGCCTTGGACCTTGTGGCTCGGGCTCTTCGTGCCGGTCACACCTTTACCAGTGGCATGGCCATGGTGGGTAAAGAATTCGATGACCCCATTAAGACGGAATTCGGCCGTACGTTGGAAGAAATCAATATTGGCGCCAATCCGCAGGAAGCGTTGGATAACTTGGAACAGCGCGTGGATAGCCCAGACCTGACCTTTTTCGTCATTTCCGTCAAAATACAAAGTGAAACAGGGGGTAACCTTTCTGAGGTCATTGAAAGCATCGCGCATACGATCCGAGAGCGTTTCAAGTTGCGTGGTCGCGTCGATGCCTTGGCTGCGGAAGGGAAATTGTCGGCGATAGTTTTGGTTCTCCTTCCTTTTGGTGTGGCATTTGCCATCAATCTGCTCAATCCCGACTATCTCGCCACGTTGCAAGGGGAGTGGCTGGGGAAGGTCATGCTCTATATGGCAGGTTCTCTCATGTTTATGGGCATTGTCGTCATCAAGAAGATGATCAATATCAAGGTGTAA
- a CDS encoding type II secretion system F family protein, producing the protein MASPLLIAGLVCIAVLLAVYALLGIFEEQKQRDSMRNRLREVSEHIDINRKETSASWLHKSFMLLFARLGESVKPKKKKDLGKAESDLMHAGFRSKNAVAVFWGFKIGLALFGMTACLVTMLIFMGNVSYEVVAIVTLAVTLLFLYLPGVWLNWRISVRKDNISRGLPDALDLLVVCVEAGMGLDAAIDRVGMEMRAKCQELSDELKMLSLELRAGKARREALKNLAERIGIDDVNSLVALLIQADIFGTSVALTLRVYADTMRTKRFQRAEEQAAKLPVKLLFPLIFFILPPLFIVIMGPAVIRLMKVFNVVGQ; encoded by the coding sequence ATGGCTTCACCGCTTCTTATTGCCGGACTTGTATGTATTGCCGTGCTCTTGGCGGTGTACGCGTTGCTGGGTATTTTTGAAGAACAAAAACAACGTGACTCCATGCGCAATCGATTGCGCGAGGTGTCGGAGCACATTGATATAAATCGGAAAGAAACGTCGGCATCATGGCTGCACAAGTCTTTCATGCTGCTGTTCGCCCGGCTTGGGGAATCGGTCAAACCCAAGAAGAAAAAAGATCTCGGCAAGGCTGAAAGCGATTTGATGCATGCTGGTTTTCGCAGCAAGAATGCCGTGGCCGTTTTTTGGGGGTTTAAGATTGGGTTGGCACTTTTCGGTATGACGGCCTGCCTTGTCACCATGCTCATTTTTATGGGAAATGTGAGCTATGAAGTGGTGGCTATTGTTACTCTTGCCGTGACGCTCCTCTTCCTGTACTTGCCCGGAGTATGGTTGAATTGGCGAATCAGTGTGCGCAAGGACAATATTTCGCGCGGTTTGCCCGATGCCCTTGACCTGCTTGTTGTTTGCGTCGAAGCAGGGATGGGGCTTGATGCTGCCATTGACCGGGTCGGCATGGAAATGCGGGCCAAATGTCAGGAACTCAGCGACGAACTCAAAATGCTCAGCCTGGAGCTGCGCGCCGGGAAGGCTCGGCGTGAAGCCCTCAAAAATTTAGCCGAACGTATCGGCATTGATGACGTCAATTCTCTGGTCGCTTTGCTTATTCAAGCCGATATCTTCGGGACGAGCGTAGCCCTGACACTGCGTGTTTACGCCGATACCATGCGAACCAAACGATTTCAGCGGGCCGAGGAACAGGCCGCCAAGCTGCCGGTTAAACTCCTCTTCCCCTTGATTTTCTTCATTCTGCCGCCACTCTTTATTGTCATTATGGGACCGGCGGTTATTCGACTGATGAAGGTATTCAATGTTGTCGGACAATAA
- a CDS encoding tetratricopeptide repeat protein has translation MLRHISIIVLLGAIMALPLGCVKNKQKTLDELLPEKTQAEMLESQGDKLYREGQAEQAVVFYERARHEGAPEYRIAYKSGMAMMMLKKLPVALELFQEAAEGDEKYRARAYQASGFAAFGLGKAEQSEIYLRKALEENPKLVESHNLLGVLLNNRNMPQAALEEFQAAMRLSGGSPDVFNNIGISYLKLDKYEEAAKAFVQSLSLKENGRTWNNLGLSLCKLGRFDRALSAFEQAGPKAGAYNNIAMCYQEAGKTTEAAEYFSKARELDPGSIAVEGAEIDIEQTTGTPLDQAEADVSGEHIAKAGHETFLLKERVPLDEKGLPAGNAVADASEADMSKSQDYASSGVLPAPSDSKTSTFAAAVKKGTSVEKTSGPSTGRLPVAAVRPMPLSNAPSSDTKSAPEKIAEAGTTTKAKEMAALAPPKIKSTPLEPASETPSPAENLPEPLPEPATPEPTKEPVKPAPTTPTPDRNEPLDPQASSTPATAQKLVQTALATGSTSTDAGSAMAVKTTSSTPSGGPIAITDYTIVDTPDVFVLRLMTAQPLGEARAFDNNDPVGMVVDFDGVYTKPPKIKLKATGGLVKAVRMWAHPDKLRVVFDFGPSVGATPPSLSLHPLSDGTEIRLTRSSKS, from the coding sequence ATGCTACGTCATATCAGTATAATCGTTCTTCTTGGCGCTATAATGGCGTTACCTTTGGGTTGCGTCAAAAACAAACAGAAAACGCTGGACGAGCTGCTCCCTGAAAAGACCCAAGCGGAGATGCTCGAAAGCCAGGGCGATAAGCTCTATCGCGAGGGCCAAGCCGAACAGGCTGTGGTATTTTATGAGCGTGCTCGTCACGAAGGAGCTCCAGAATACCGCATCGCTTATAAAAGTGGCATGGCCATGATGATGCTCAAAAAGCTTCCCGTTGCCTTGGAACTTTTTCAAGAAGCGGCTGAAGGCGATGAAAAATACCGAGCCAGGGCCTATCAAGCGTCTGGATTTGCAGCGTTTGGTTTGGGCAAAGCAGAGCAATCGGAAATTTATTTGCGCAAGGCTCTGGAAGAAAATCCCAAGTTAGTGGAGTCACACAATTTGCTTGGGGTGTTGCTCAACAATCGCAATATGCCGCAGGCAGCTTTAGAAGAATTCCAGGCCGCTATGCGTTTGTCTGGAGGGTCTCCGGATGTCTTCAACAATATCGGTATCAGTTATCTTAAACTCGACAAGTACGAAGAGGCGGCAAAGGCGTTTGTGCAGTCCCTCTCTTTGAAAGAAAATGGGCGGACGTGGAACAATCTTGGTCTGTCGTTATGCAAACTCGGTCGATTCGATCGGGCGTTGTCTGCATTTGAACAAGCCGGACCGAAAGCCGGTGCCTATAACAATATTGCCATGTGCTATCAGGAAGCCGGCAAAACGACCGAAGCGGCGGAATATTTCAGTAAAGCGCGTGAACTCGATCCCGGTTCTATTGCGGTGGAAGGCGCCGAAATCGATATCGAGCAAACAACGGGAACACCGCTTGATCAAGCCGAAGCAGACGTGTCTGGCGAGCACATTGCAAAGGCCGGCCATGAGACTTTTCTGTTGAAAGAACGTGTCCCGTTGGACGAAAAGGGTCTGCCAGCGGGAAACGCTGTCGCAGACGCTTCTGAGGCTGATATGTCGAAGTCGCAAGACTATGCCTCCTCCGGTGTATTGCCGGCTCCCTCGGACTCAAAGACGTCTACTTTTGCGGCAGCCGTGAAAAAGGGAACGAGTGTCGAAAAAACAAGTGGTCCCTCGACTGGGCGCTTGCCGGTCGCGGCTGTGCGTCCCATGCCGTTGTCCAATGCTCCGTCGTCGGACACAAAGTCTGCTCCAGAAAAAATTGCTGAAGCCGGCACAACCACGAAAGCCAAAGAGATGGCTGCACTGGCTCCTCCAAAAATCAAATCCACTCCCCTTGAACCGGCGAGCGAGACCCCTTCGCCTGCAGAGAATTTGCCCGAGCCACTTCCTGAACCGGCAACACCCGAGCCGACAAAAGAGCCCGTGAAACCCGCGCCAACAACACCGACACCGGATCGGAATGAGCCTCTTGATCCACAGGCTTCTTCGACCCCCGCAACGGCGCAAAAGCTTGTACAAACTGCTCTGGCAACAGGGTCGACATCAACCGATGCCGGATCGGCGATGGCTGTGAAGACAACGTCCTCAACGCCATCGGGAGGCCCCATTGCAATTACCGATTATACGATTGTCGATACTCCGGATGTATTTGTCTTACGCCTGATGACGGCACAGCCCCTTGGGGAAGCGAGAGCCTTTGATAATAATGATCCGGTCGGCATGGTTGTCGATTTTGACGGAGTATACACCAAACCCCCAAAAATTAAGCTTAAAGCAACCGGGGGACTTGTGAAAGCCGTACGTATGTGGGCGCATCCGGATAAATTGCGGGTTGTTTTTGATTTTGGTCCGTCTGTAGGGGCTACACCGCCCAGCTTATCTTTACATCCTCTGAGTGATGGAACCGAAATTCGGCTGACACGAAGCTCCAAATCATGA